A window of Colletes latitarsis isolate SP2378_abdomen chromosome 11, iyColLati1, whole genome shotgun sequence genomic DNA:
atatattaaaataaaaaaaaaataatcgaaCAATCGATGAACCACTTCCGAACATATACGCTTGATATTTCTaagcaattaaatttatttaatttatcgtgcaatttttattttatctgcCCCAAACGTCCCGAATGCTTTCAACGACGAAAGATAAATGATAATATAGGAAGGAAATTTAAGTATTTAACAACGTAAAAGAAATGTAGAGTATTGatatagtttggaacacgtattgTTTTCGCGCTACAAATTTAAAAATCCATTTGCGTGGTCGGCAAATATTTAGTTACAATTCTTACCGGATATGGTTACTAGATCGCACACCAGGTGCACTCGGAATAACGTCTTCTACGTTCGTACATGCACGATCGTGTGTGTATGAATTAGAGTTTTGAAGGATCTAAAAAAACAGACTCACACTTGTCCATTTCTCCGACTTCTCAAAGCTGCCTGAAGTGAGCAAAAACTCTAGAAGTTCACATACACGCGATCGGGcattagtgtgcgaaagtagaagGGGAAATTCCAAATGCACCCGGTGTACAGTCTGGCGACACTGCTACCGGCATCGTTTAAAGTAGAATGGTTGTACAGTGCGACTCACAACTTGTACTTTCTTCAAGCGTAGTTTCACCGCAGCTCGTCGAGCGGAAACGTGTGTTTCGCGAGTTCGTATCTCGTTCCGTGATTTAAACTTACAATAACTGAATTTTTGTACAACGACCGTTCCTTAGCCGAGGAAAATGTCTACCAAACCCGCATTCAAAGTTGGTAAGTTATAGAGTAACAGAACAATTTTGGAGTCGTCTTCATCGACACGTGGTCGTTGTATTGGAGCTAGATTAGTGTCCTCCTCTTGGAGTATTTAAAGCACGATATTACTTAAAGTATTCGACGCAATTAAGATAAAAAAGAACTGATGAAATATCGTCAGAGAAAGATGCACGCGTTTAAGTTAAAAATTAGCAAACGCCAAGATGATGTATTATCTTGGCAAGAATAACCTACACGATCTTGcgatttttcattttctttgttGCAtggtaatatttcaaaaataacgCGGGTAATAGGATAGAACATAAAAAAAATTGACTGTCTCGATTAAACATTGCACTCAAACGGAGTAATGTAACATTTGTAAATATGTCGTAATGCATCGTCGACTATATTTAATGCTAATTATTTGAAGTAGATTTAAACATTTGAATCCGCTAACAAAATAAATCAATTTATTGTTAAATGGAAGAATCTAGTTCGATGTGGGTAACACACTTTGTGCTCGGTTATTTGAGTATTAATAGAAACTTAAAGATACCGGTACGACACGAAACGAAGTTGGAAATGATCGCAGGGGAAGTTAAGATAAAATTTGTTACGTTTCAGCTAACTTGTCTCTGGCGGAATGGGGTCGAAAAGAAATTACACTGGCGGAACACGAGATGCCGGGGCTAATGGCAATCAGGAAAAAATACGGTCCTGAAAAGATTTTAAAAGGAGCACGCATCGCCGGTTGCTTACATATGACAGTGCAAACCGCGGTTCTCATTGAAACCCTTGTCGAACTTGGAGCCGAGGTGAGTCGTGACATTTTCATTTTACAAACACATTTACGCTTTTACTACCGCGAGCTGTAAATGTACACTTACACTATCGTCTATAAATCGCCGAATATTTTGTTCGTTCGTCTTGGAAAATGGAAATTAAGCTTCAAACATAGAGTAACATACAGAGGCGACACTTTTGTCGGAACCTTTGACGTTCGATATTCCAATTATTCGGAGACTTGAACGTGCCTCCTAAAAGCAATTTTGTCGATATTGGTACTCGTTAGACATACAGAGTGGGCAAAACTTTTTGTCTGACGAGTACCCTTTACATATAATTAGTATCATTAATAAATCGAACATCAAGTATAATCGAGCCCGCGATATGTTCACGTGCATAGATTTCTATTGTATAAATGTGGCGATGTTGCTGGATATGCCCACTAGAGAGAGCACATGGTCACTTACAACTTCCATCATTAATTTGAATGATCGTTTTCAAACGAAATTGATATACTCATAAAATGAATATTGTTAATTATTCAATAACATCTTGGTAAAATCCATGACATATAATATCAATAACGAAAAGTCAGTAGCACTGACAAATAACGAATTTTACGTTGAATAAAAATGATGCATTTTTGCGCGTATGCAAGCTTATCTCGCAGATCATGACCTTTTATTTTTATGAGATTTACTTGCAGTTGCATCAGTCATTGAAAAGCTTTCAAAACTTTCCGAACCAGGGCCCAAGATCAAAACTAAATACATAATATTCCATAATTTTTAACTATTGTGTTGTAATGAATTCAGTTATTCGCATAACATTGTGCTATTCCAACGCTGAATATAGACTCTTATCACCGAGATTGAATAACACTCTTATCGTTAGGCAATAATCTATTCCTATTTATCATAATCATACATCACTTCTAAAAATGTTGACATAACGAATCTTGatctttaaattatacaatggAATAAATTCACGCTTCTATGATCAATCTTTAATAATAATTCACTAATTATCCCTGTGATTTTAGATTATCTGATATTTAAGGGGGTATTCTACTGTACCTTTAAAAAAatcgattatttattttttacgttTTTTTGAAGAACAGTTAAACTGCTTGTTTCTTTCATATGTTTTTGGTCCgcgaaaatgataaaaaaaacattaaaaatctTATGAAAGATTGGCATCAATGCTATTCGTTTGTTAGGTTCAATGGTCGTCGTGCAATATATTCAGTACACAAGACCATGCGGCTGCTGCTATTGCAAAAACGGGGGTTCCCGTATATGCATGGAAAGGTGAAACCGACGAAGAGTACCTCTGGTGCATAGAACAGACTCTCGTTTTCAAAGACGGCAAACCTTTAAATCTCATTCTTGACGATGGTGGTGATTTGACCAATCTGGTTCACACTAAATTCCCGGAATATCTAAAGGATTGCCGTGGCATTTCCGAAGAGACCACTACGGGAGTACACAATCTTTACCGAATGATGAAAGAGGGAACTTTAAAAGTCCCTGTAATTAATGTAAATGATTCGGTAACAAAGGTTCGTCGCAAGCATAAAATAGATTTCTCTATTCAAGGAATGGGAAGATGCCTTATTCTAGAATTCAAAATTTACGAGTTGCTGTAAGGAatttttgtgaatttttatctGTAACGTCTCACTGTTTAATATTTTCTGTTTGTTATTTGGTTCCATTCCCTTCAGTCGTCAACAATTCTACAGCATGATAATAGAAGACATGGCAACACAAACCTTCGTAAAATTGCAATAATTAAACTATAAAAGCTTTTTTCATCCATgttatttatcaaaattttagtGTCATAAATTATCTCTTAGAAGCATACAAAAATTCCTACGGCAATCTTGAATAATCACATGTGTAATCTACATGCTTCAATTTCCTCCACTTCCCAATCGCGGCTAAGTTCCGGTTTGTATATGAACTGAGATTACCTTTTACCGAGTAGAGCAAATTCGACAATCTCTATGGATGCAGAGAGTCGTTAATTGATGGTATTAAACGAGCAACAGACGTAATGATCGCTGGGAAAGTGTGCGTGATAGCTGGATACGGGGATGTTGGTAAAGGATGCGCTCAGAGTCTCAGAGCATTGGGTGGTCGTGTCTTAATCACGGAAATTGACCCCATTAATGCGCTGCAAGCAGCTATGGAAGGATACGAGGTGATTACTGAA
This region includes:
- the Ahcy gene encoding adenosylhomocysteinase — protein: MSTKPAFKVANLSLAEWGRKEITLAEHEMPGLMAIRKKYGPEKILKGARIAGCLHMTVQTAVLIETLVELGAEVQWSSCNIFSTQDHAAAAIAKTGVPVYAWKGETDEEYLWCIEQTLVFKDGKPLNLILDDGGDLTNLVHTKFPEYLKDCRGISEETTTGVHNLYRMMKEGTLKVPVINVNDSVTKSKFDNLYGCRESLIDGIKRATDVMIAGKVCVIAGYGDVGKGCAQSLRALGGRVLITEIDPINALQAAMEGYEVTTMEEASTKGQIYVTTTGCKDIILGHHFINMPEDAIVCNIGHFDCELDVSWLEKNAVEKVNIKPQVDRYQLNNGRHIILLAEGRLVNLGCATGHSSFVMSNSFSNQVLAQIELWTKSESYPIGVHMLPKKLDEEVAALHLNHLGVKLTKLSEEQAKYLGIPIEGPYKADHYRY